The following are from one region of the Edwardsiella tarda ATCC 15947 = NBRC 105688 genome:
- the rsmG gene encoding 16S rRNA (guanine(527)-N(7))-methyltransferase RsmG — translation MHKQLDTLLAQAGISLTDQQKQQLLAYVELLDKWNKAYNLTSVRDPREMLVRHIMDSIVVSPHLQGQRFIDVGTGPGLPGIPLAIVRPESHFTLLDSLGKRVRFLRQVQHALQLNNIEPVQSRVESFVAEPPFDGVISRAFASLQDMLAWCHHLPAAPHGRFYALKGVVPQDELQSLPDGVTLESVIRLQVPMLEGERHLVVLKAH, via the coding sequence GTGCACAAGCAACTGGATACGCTGCTGGCGCAGGCTGGCATTTCGTTAACCGATCAGCAAAAACAGCAGCTATTGGCGTATGTCGAGCTGCTGGATAAGTGGAATAAGGCGTATAACCTGACTTCCGTACGCGATCCGCGTGAGATGTTGGTTCGCCATATCATGGACAGCATCGTGGTCAGTCCTCATCTGCAAGGACAACGCTTTATCGATGTGGGTACGGGACCCGGACTACCGGGGATTCCGTTGGCTATCGTACGTCCCGAGTCTCACTTCACGCTATTGGATAGTCTGGGGAAACGGGTACGTTTCCTACGCCAAGTACAGCATGCGCTGCAACTGAACAATATCGAGCCGGTACAGAGCCGGGTAGAAAGCTTTGTGGCTGAACCGCCATTCGATGGTGTTATCAGTCGTGCCTTCGCCTCGTTACAGGATATGCTCGCTTGGTGTCATCACCTACCGGCCGCTCCGCATGGGCGGTTTTATGCGCTGAAGGGCGTGGTCCCGCAGGATGAATTGCAGAGTTTACCTGATGGCGTGACCTTGGAATCGGTGATCCGCTTGCAGGTACCGATGCTGGAAGGGGAGCGTCATCTGGTGGTGCTTAAAGCACATTAA
- the atpI gene encoding F0F1 ATP synthase subunit I has protein sequence MSGALYGGKTVRNLLILQLVTFVLFSICLSMKTANWGWSALLGGLSAWLPNAVFMLFALRQRVGEPGEGRIAWAFVTGEALKVVCTIALLIVSLGWLKAVFLPLGLTYIAVLVVQITAPAFISRN, from the coding sequence ATGTCTGGAGCACTCTATGGCGGGAAGACAGTACGTAACCTGCTGATTCTACAGTTAGTGACCTTTGTTCTATTCAGTATTTGTCTGTCGATGAAAACGGCGAACTGGGGATGGTCCGCACTCTTGGGCGGTCTATCAGCCTGGTTACCCAATGCTGTCTTTATGCTGTTTGCTTTACGTCAGCGAGTAGGGGAGCCGGGAGAGGGACGTATCGCTTGGGCATTTGTCACCGGCGAGGCGCTGAAGGTGGTCTGTACGATCGCGCTGCTTATCGTGTCGCTAGGGTGGTTGAAAGCGGTCTTTCTTCCGCTAGGCCTGACTTACATTGCGGTGCTGGTGGTGCAGATCACCGCGCCAGCATTTATTAGTCGTAATTAA
- the atpB gene encoding F0F1 ATP synthase subunit A, with product MSAGEISTPQEYIGHHLNNLQLDLRTFELVNPHDGPASFWTLNIDSMFFSVVLGLIFLALFRKVAKHATSGVPGKFQTAIELIIGFVDGSVRDMYHGKSKLVAPLALTIFVWVFLMNLMDLVPIDFLPYIAEHWLGLPALRVVPSADVNITLSMALGVFILILFYSIKMKGLGGFVKELTLQPFNHPVFIPINLILEGVSLLSKPISLGLRLFGNMYAGELIFILIAGLLPWWSQWLLNVPWAIFHILIITLQAFIFMVLTIVYLSMASEEH from the coding sequence ATGTCTGCAGGAGAAATCTCTACGCCACAAGAGTACATCGGTCACCATCTGAATAACCTTCAGCTGGACCTGCGTACTTTTGAGCTGGTGAATCCGCACGATGGCCCAGCGTCTTTCTGGACGTTGAACATCGACTCCATGTTCTTCTCTGTGGTGCTGGGCCTGATCTTTCTGGCTCTGTTCCGTAAAGTCGCTAAACATGCCACTAGCGGTGTGCCGGGTAAGTTTCAAACGGCCATCGAGCTGATCATCGGCTTCGTCGATGGCAGTGTACGCGATATGTACCACGGTAAGAGCAAACTGGTCGCTCCGTTGGCCTTAACCATCTTCGTCTGGGTATTCCTGATGAACTTGATGGACTTGGTGCCGATCGATTTCTTGCCCTATATCGCCGAACACTGGCTGGGCCTGCCGGCATTGCGTGTTGTTCCGTCTGCGGACGTCAATATTACGCTCTCCATGGCGCTCGGGGTATTTATCCTGATTCTGTTCTATAGCATTAAGATGAAGGGACTGGGAGGCTTCGTGAAGGAGCTGACGTTACAACCGTTCAATCATCCTGTTTTTATCCCGATTAACTTGATTCTGGAAGGCGTCAGCCTGTTGTCCAAGCCGATCTCTCTCGGTTTGCGACTGTTCGGTAACATGTATGCCGGCGAGCTGATTTTCATCCTGATTGCCGGTCTGTTGCCGTGGTGGTCACAGTGGTTGCTCAACGTTCCATGGGCTATCTTCCACATTCTGATTATTACGCTTCAAGCCTTTATCTTCATGGTTCTGACGATCGTCTATCTGTCGATGGCGTCTGAAGAGCACTGA
- the atpE gene encoding F0F1 ATP synthase subunit C: MENLSMDLLYMAAAVMMGLAAIGAAIGIGILGGKFLEGAARQPDLIPLLRTQFFIVMGLVDAIPMIAVGLGLYVMFAVA; the protein is encoded by the coding sequence ATGGAAAACCTGAGTATGGATCTGCTGTACATGGCTGCCGCTGTGATGATGGGTCTGGCGGCAATCGGTGCTGCGATCGGTATCGGCATCTTGGGTGGGAAATTCCTGGAAGGCGCCGCGCGTCAGCCGGATCTGATCCCGCTGCTGCGTACACAGTTCTTTATCGTAATGGGTCTGGTGGATGCTATCCCGATGATTGCTGTTGGTCTGGGTCTGTACGTCATGTTTGCCGTCGCGTAA
- the atpF gene encoding F0F1 ATP synthase subunit B, which translates to MNLNATILGQAIAFVLFVWFCMKYVWPPIMAAIEKRQKEIADGLSSAERAKKDLDLAQANATDQLKKAKADAQVIIEQANKRKSQIIDEAKAEAEQERAKIVAQAQAEIDAERKRAREELRKQVAMLAIAGAEKIIERSVDEAANSDIVDKLVAEL; encoded by the coding sequence GTGAATCTTAACGCAACAATCCTCGGCCAGGCCATCGCGTTTGTCCTGTTCGTCTGGTTCTGTATGAAGTATGTATGGCCGCCGATTATGGCTGCCATCGAGAAGCGTCAGAAAGAGATTGCTGACGGTCTCTCTTCCGCAGAGCGTGCGAAAAAAGATCTGGACTTGGCGCAAGCCAATGCGACCGACCAGCTGAAAAAGGCGAAGGCTGACGCACAGGTGATCATCGAGCAAGCGAATAAGCGTAAGTCTCAGATCATCGATGAGGCGAAAGCCGAAGCGGAACAGGAACGTGCCAAGATCGTCGCGCAGGCGCAGGCAGAAATCGATGCCGAGCGTAAGCGTGCGCGTGAAGAGCTGCGTAAACAGGTCGCCATGCTGGCTATCGCCGGTGCCGAGAAGATTATTGAACGTTCCGTGGATGAAGCTGCGAACAGCGACATCGTCGATAAACTAGTCGCTGAACTGTAA
- the atpH gene encoding F0F1 ATP synthase subunit delta, whose translation MSEFITVARPYAKAAFDFAVEHNSLDRWQTMLAFSAEVTRNESVAEMLSGALAPETLAACFIKICGDQLDQSGQNFIRVMAENGRLQVIPDVLQQFIALRDAMEATADVEVTSAAPLSQTQLDKISAAMEQRLSRKVKLNCKIDKSVLAGVVIRAGDLVIDGSIRGRLDRLADVLQS comes from the coding sequence ATGTCTGAATTTATCACGGTAGCTCGCCCCTACGCCAAAGCAGCTTTTGACTTTGCTGTTGAGCATAACAGCCTGGATCGTTGGCAGACTATGCTGGCATTCAGCGCTGAGGTGACCCGCAATGAAAGCGTGGCCGAAATGTTGTCCGGTGCCCTGGCTCCGGAGACCCTTGCGGCGTGTTTCATCAAGATTTGCGGTGACCAGCTCGATCAATCCGGTCAGAACTTCATTAGAGTGATGGCGGAAAACGGACGTTTACAGGTTATTCCTGACGTGCTGCAGCAGTTTATTGCGCTGCGAGATGCGATGGAAGCGACGGCGGATGTAGAAGTCACCTCTGCCGCGCCTCTGAGTCAGACGCAGCTGGATAAAATCAGCGCCGCAATGGAACAACGTCTGTCACGTAAAGTGAAGCTGAATTGCAAAATTGATAAGTCTGTATTGGCCGGCGTGGTGATCCGCGCGGGTGACTTGGTGATCGATGGCAGCATCCGCGGCCGTCTGGATCGCCTAGCAGACGTCTTGCAGTCTTAA
- the atpA gene encoding F0F1 ATP synthase subunit alpha → MQLNSTEISELIKQRIAQFDVVSEAHNEGTIVSVSDGIIRVHGLADVMQGEMIALPGNRYAIALNLERDSVGAVVMGPYADLAEGMKVKCTGRILEVPVGRGLLGRVVNTLGEPIDGKGPVEHDGFSAVEAIAPGVIERQSVDQPVQTGYKSVDAMIPIGRGQRELIIGDRQTGKTALAVDAIINQRDSGIKCIYVAIGQKASTIANVVRKLEEHGALANTIVVVASASESAALQYLAPYAGCAMGEYFRDRGEDALIIYDDLSKQAVAYRQISLLLRRPPGREAFPGDVFYLHSRLLERAARVNADYVEAFTKGEVKGQTGSLTALPIIETQAGDVSAFVPTNVISITDGQIFLESNLFNAGIRPAVNPGISVSRVGGAAQTKIMKKLSGGIRTALAQYRELAAFSQFASDLDDATRKQLSHGQKVTELLKQKQYAPMSVAAQSLVLFAAERGYLEDVELAKIGAFEAALMAYVEREQADLMQQINQTGAYNDEIEGKLKGILDTFKATQSW, encoded by the coding sequence ATGCAACTGAATTCCACCGAAATCAGCGAACTGATCAAGCAGCGCATTGCTCAGTTCGACGTGGTGAGCGAGGCTCACAACGAAGGTACAATCGTCTCCGTGAGCGACGGGATTATCCGTGTTCACGGTTTGGCGGATGTCATGCAGGGCGAGATGATCGCGCTGCCGGGCAACCGCTACGCTATCGCACTGAACCTGGAGCGCGACTCTGTTGGGGCGGTAGTGATGGGGCCCTACGCTGACCTGGCCGAAGGCATGAAGGTCAAGTGTACCGGCCGTATTCTGGAAGTTCCGGTAGGCCGTGGTCTGCTGGGCCGCGTGGTGAACACCCTGGGTGAACCGATCGACGGTAAAGGTCCGGTCGAGCACGACGGCTTCTCCGCCGTTGAAGCTATCGCCCCGGGCGTTATCGAGCGTCAGTCGGTCGATCAACCAGTACAGACGGGCTATAAGTCTGTCGATGCCATGATCCCGATCGGCCGTGGTCAGCGTGAGTTGATCATCGGCGACCGTCAGACCGGTAAAACCGCGCTGGCCGTCGATGCCATCATCAACCAGCGTGACTCCGGCATTAAGTGTATCTATGTCGCTATCGGTCAGAAGGCCTCTACCATCGCGAACGTGGTGCGTAAGCTGGAAGAGCACGGTGCACTGGCGAACACCATCGTCGTGGTCGCTTCGGCTTCTGAATCCGCTGCATTGCAATACCTGGCACCGTATGCCGGTTGTGCAATGGGTGAGTATTTCCGTGATCGCGGCGAAGACGCGCTGATCATCTACGATGATCTGTCCAAGCAAGCGGTCGCTTATCGTCAAATCTCCCTGCTGCTCCGTCGTCCGCCTGGACGTGAAGCATTCCCGGGCGACGTATTCTACCTCCACTCCCGTCTTCTGGAGCGTGCGGCGCGTGTTAACGCCGATTACGTCGAGGCTTTCACTAAGGGTGAAGTCAAGGGACAAACGGGCTCACTGACGGCGCTGCCGATCATTGAAACCCAAGCCGGGGACGTTTCCGCGTTCGTTCCGACCAACGTAATCTCGATTACCGATGGTCAGATCTTCCTGGAATCCAACCTGTTTAACGCCGGTATCCGTCCTGCGGTTAACCCGGGGATCTCCGTATCCCGTGTGGGTGGCGCGGCACAGACCAAGATCATGAAGAAACTGTCCGGTGGTATTCGTACCGCGTTGGCACAGTATCGTGAACTGGCAGCTTTCTCCCAGTTCGCCTCTGATCTGGATGACGCGACCCGTAAACAGTTGAGCCATGGTCAGAAAGTTACCGAACTGCTGAAACAGAAGCAGTACGCGCCGATGTCCGTTGCCGCACAGTCGCTGGTGCTGTTTGCCGCCGAACGTGGCTACTTGGAAGACGTCGAACTGGCGAAGATTGGTGCCTTTGAAGCGGCATTGATGGCTTACGTTGAGCGTGAGCAGGCCGACCTGATGCAACAAATCAACCAGACCGGTGCTTATAACGACGAGATCGAAGGCAAGCTGAAAGGCATCCTCGATACCTTCAAAGCAACCCAGTCCTGGTAA
- the atpG gene encoding F0F1 ATP synthase subunit gamma — translation MAGAKEIRSKIASVQNTQKITKAMEMVAASKMRKTQDRMAASRPYAETMRKVIGHLALGNLEYKHPYLEERDVKRVGYLVVSTDRGLCGGLNINLFKKLLTEMKEWNQKSVDIDLALIGSKAVSFFGSVGGNVVAQVTGMGDNPSLSELIGPVKVMLQAYDEGRLDRLYVVSNKFINTMAQEPQVLQLLPLPKADDAELKRKSWDYLYEPDPKALLDTLLRRYVESQVYQGVVENLASEQAARMVAMKAATDNGGNLIKELQLVYNKARQASITQELTEIVSGAAAV, via the coding sequence ATGGCCGGCGCGAAAGAGATACGTAGCAAGATCGCCAGCGTGCAAAACACGCAAAAGATCACGAAAGCGATGGAGATGGTCGCCGCCTCCAAAATGCGTAAAACGCAGGATCGCATGGCGGCCAGCCGTCCCTATGCAGAAACCATGCGCAAAGTGATTGGTCACCTTGCGCTGGGGAATCTGGAATACAAACACCCGTACCTGGAAGAGCGCGATGTGAAGCGCGTGGGGTATCTGGTGGTTTCTACCGACCGTGGTCTGTGCGGTGGCTTGAACATTAACCTGTTTAAGAAACTGCTGACAGAGATGAAAGAGTGGAACCAGAAGAGCGTGGACATCGATCTCGCGCTGATCGGTTCGAAAGCGGTCTCTTTCTTTGGGTCCGTGGGTGGCAATGTTGTCGCTCAGGTTACCGGTATGGGGGATAACCCCTCGCTGTCCGAGTTGATCGGTCCGGTGAAGGTGATGCTGCAGGCCTATGATGAAGGCCGTCTGGATCGCCTGTATGTGGTGAGCAACAAGTTCATCAATACCATGGCCCAAGAACCACAGGTCCTTCAGTTGTTGCCGTTGCCGAAGGCTGACGATGCAGAGCTGAAGCGGAAATCATGGGATTACCTGTACGAACCGGATCCTAAGGCGCTGTTGGATACCTTGCTGCGCCGTTATGTGGAATCTCAGGTTTATCAGGGCGTCGTGGAAAACCTGGCCAGTGAGCAGGCCGCGCGAATGGTTGCTATGAAGGCAGCAACCGATAACGGCGGCAACCTGATCAAAGAGCTGCAGTTGGTCTACAACAAGGCTCGTCAGGCCAGCATCACCCAGGAGCTGACCGAGATCGTCTCGGGTGCTGCTGCGGTTTAA
- the atpD gene encoding F0F1 ATP synthase subunit beta, with product MATGKIIQVIGAVVDVEFPQDAVPKVYNALEVKGGATKLVLEVQQQLGGGVVRCIAMGSSDGLRRGLVVEDQDHPIEVPVGKATLGRIMNVLGDPVDMKGEIGEEERWAIHRAAPSYEDLSNSQELLETGIKVIDLICPFAKGGKVGLFGGAGVGKTVNMMELIRNIAIEHSGYSVFAGVGERTREGNDFYHEMTDSNVLDKVSLVYGQMNEPPGNRLRVALTGLTMAEKFRDEGRDVLLFIDNIYRYTLAGTEVSALLGRMPSAVGYQPTLAEEMGVLQERITSTKTGSITSVQAVYVPADDLTDPSPATTFAHLDATVVLSRQIASLGIYPAVDPLDSTSRQLDPLVVGQEHYDTARGVQSILQRYQELKDIIAILGMDELSEEDKLVVARARKIQRFLSQPFFVAEVFTGSPGKYVSLKDTIQGFKGIMNGDYDHLPEQAFYMVGSIDEAMEKAKKL from the coding sequence ATGGCTACTGGAAAGATTATCCAGGTTATCGGCGCTGTGGTGGACGTGGAGTTCCCGCAAGATGCCGTGCCGAAGGTGTATAACGCACTGGAAGTAAAAGGCGGTGCCACGAAACTGGTACTGGAAGTGCAGCAGCAGCTGGGTGGCGGCGTCGTTCGCTGCATCGCGATGGGCTCCTCCGACGGTCTGCGCCGTGGGCTGGTGGTTGAAGACCAAGACCATCCGATCGAGGTTCCGGTCGGTAAGGCGACCCTGGGCCGTATCATGAACGTACTGGGTGATCCGGTCGACATGAAGGGCGAGATCGGCGAAGAAGAGCGTTGGGCTATCCACCGCGCGGCGCCGAGCTATGAAGATCTGTCCAACTCTCAGGAGCTGCTGGAGACCGGCATCAAGGTTATCGACCTGATTTGCCCGTTCGCCAAAGGCGGTAAAGTTGGCCTGTTCGGTGGTGCCGGTGTGGGTAAGACCGTTAACATGATGGAGCTTATCCGTAACATCGCTATCGAGCACTCCGGTTACTCCGTATTTGCCGGTGTAGGCGAGCGTACCCGTGAGGGTAACGACTTCTACCACGAGATGACCGACTCCAACGTATTGGATAAAGTTTCTCTGGTATACGGCCAGATGAATGAGCCGCCGGGAAACCGTCTGCGTGTGGCGTTGACCGGTCTGACCATGGCGGAGAAATTCCGTGATGAAGGTCGCGATGTGTTGTTGTTCATCGATAACATTTATCGTTATACCTTGGCTGGTACCGAAGTTTCTGCTCTGCTGGGTCGTATGCCGTCGGCGGTAGGTTATCAGCCGACCCTGGCGGAAGAGATGGGTGTGTTGCAAGAGCGTATCACCTCAACGAAGACGGGCTCTATCACCTCCGTACAGGCCGTATACGTCCCGGCGGATGACTTGACTGACCCCTCCCCGGCGACCACCTTCGCCCACTTGGATGCGACCGTCGTACTGAGTCGTCAGATCGCCTCGCTGGGTATCTACCCGGCCGTTGACCCGCTGGATTCGACCAGCCGTCAGCTGGATCCGCTGGTGGTGGGTCAGGAGCACTACGATACCGCACGCGGCGTGCAGTCCATCCTACAGCGTTATCAGGAGCTGAAGGATATCATCGCCATTCTGGGTATGGACGAGCTATCCGAAGAGGATAAGCTGGTGGTTGCCCGTGCGCGTAAGATCCAACGCTTCCTGTCTCAGCCGTTCTTCGTGGCCGAAGTGTTCACCGGTTCTCCGGGTAAGTATGTGTCACTGAAAGACACCATTCAGGGCTTTAAAGGCATCATGAACGGTGACTATGACCATCTGCCGGAGCAGGCGTTCTACATGGTGGGTTCTATCGACGAAGCCATGGAAAAAGCCAAGAAACTGTAA
- a CDS encoding F0F1 ATP synthase subunit epsilon, protein MAMTFHLDVVSAERQMFSGLVQKIQVTGSEGELGIYPGHAPLLTAIKPGMVRIVKQHGEEEFIYLSGGILEVQSSAVTVLADTAIRGQDLDEARAMESKRKAEEHIRSSHGDVDYAQASAELAKAIAKLRVIELTKKAM, encoded by the coding sequence ATGGCTATGACTTTCCATCTGGATGTGGTCAGCGCGGAGCGTCAGATGTTCTCCGGGCTGGTGCAAAAAATCCAGGTGACGGGTAGTGAAGGTGAGCTGGGTATCTACCCGGGTCATGCTCCGCTGCTTACTGCCATTAAGCCTGGCATGGTGCGTATCGTTAAACAGCACGGCGAGGAAGAGTTTATCTACTTGTCCGGCGGCATCCTTGAGGTGCAGTCCAGCGCGGTAACCGTGCTGGCCGATACCGCTATCCGTGGTCAAGACCTCGACGAGGCGCGCGCGATGGAATCGAAGCGTAAAGCCGAAGAGCACATCCGTAGCTCGCACGGCGATGTCGACTATGCTCAGGCATCCGCAGAGCTGGCCAAGGCGATTGCGAAACTGCGTGTAATCGAACTGACCAAAAAAGCGATGTAA
- the glmU gene encoding bifunctional UDP-N-acetylglucosamine diphosphorylase/glucosamine-1-phosphate N-acetyltransferase GlmU, with product MSTHPLSVVILAAGKGTRMYSDLPKVLHPLAGKPMVQHVIDSALTLGAHQVHLVYGHGGELLQSRLAGQPLNWVLQAQQLGTGHAMQQAAPYFADDEDILMLYGDVPLIATATLQRLIAAKPQGGIGLLTVKLTDPTGYGRIVRQDGVVTGIVEHKDASEAQRHIDEINTGILVANGADLKRWLARLDNNNAQGEFYITDIIAMAHQEGRRIEAVHPDHLYEVEGVNNRLQLAGLERAYQQQQAQRLLLAGVMLLDPARFDLRGELCHGRDVIIDTNVIIEGKVTLGDRVHIGSGCVLKDCQIAADSVISPYTVIEGAALAESCTVGPFARLRPGARLDAQAHVGNFVEMKKAHLGHGSKAGHLSYLGDAQIGAGVNIGAGTITCNYDGANKHQTVIGDDVFVGSDSQLVAPVTIGRGATIAAGTTVTKDVGDDELVLSRVKQSQIRGWKRPVKKK from the coding sequence ATGTCGACACATCCGTTAAGCGTGGTCATCCTTGCCGCCGGTAAGGGGACCCGCATGTATTCCGATCTTCCCAAGGTATTGCATCCGCTGGCAGGTAAGCCGATGGTGCAACATGTCATCGACAGCGCATTGACGCTGGGCGCACATCAGGTTCATCTGGTCTATGGTCATGGCGGCGAGTTATTGCAGTCTCGTTTGGCCGGTCAGCCATTGAATTGGGTCTTACAGGCACAGCAGTTAGGTACCGGTCATGCGATGCAGCAGGCGGCACCTTATTTTGCCGATGATGAAGATATCCTGATGTTATACGGTGACGTGCCGCTGATCGCGACTGCGACGCTGCAACGCCTGATCGCTGCCAAACCGCAGGGAGGGATTGGACTATTGACCGTCAAACTCACCGATCCGACAGGCTATGGTCGTATCGTGCGTCAGGATGGTGTGGTTACGGGTATCGTCGAACATAAGGATGCCAGTGAAGCACAGCGCCATATCGATGAGATTAATACCGGTATTCTGGTGGCGAATGGTGCGGATCTGAAACGTTGGTTGGCACGTCTGGATAACAATAATGCCCAGGGTGAGTTTTACATCACCGACATTATCGCCATGGCTCATCAAGAAGGGCGGCGGATTGAGGCGGTACATCCCGATCACCTGTATGAGGTTGAGGGCGTGAATAACCGCTTGCAACTGGCTGGCTTGGAGCGAGCTTATCAGCAGCAGCAGGCGCAGCGTCTGTTGTTAGCGGGCGTCATGTTGCTCGACCCGGCGCGTTTCGATCTGCGCGGGGAGTTGTGTCATGGACGTGATGTGATCATCGATACCAATGTGATCATTGAGGGTAAGGTGACATTGGGTGATCGGGTGCATATCGGCAGCGGTTGCGTGCTGAAGGATTGTCAGATTGCCGCCGATAGCGTGATCAGTCCCTACACGGTGATCGAGGGGGCGGCGCTCGCCGAATCCTGTACTGTGGGGCCATTTGCGCGCCTGCGCCCCGGTGCCCGTTTGGATGCTCAAGCGCATGTGGGTAACTTCGTCGAAATGAAGAAGGCGCATTTAGGCCATGGTTCTAAAGCCGGTCATTTGAGTTACCTCGGGGATGCGCAGATTGGTGCGGGGGTGAATATCGGCGCCGGTACGATCACCTGTAACTATGACGGTGCCAATAAGCATCAGACGGTGATCGGTGATGATGTATTTGTCGGTTCCGATAGCCAACTGGTGGCGCCGGTTACCATTGGCCGCGGCGCGACCATTGCGGCGGGTACAACGGTAACGAAAGACGTTGGCGACGATGAGTTAGTCCTTAGCCGGGTGAAACAGTCACAGATCCGCGGTTGGAAACGGCCGGTGAAGAAAAAATAA
- the glmS gene encoding glutamine--fructose-6-phosphate transaminase (isomerizing), which yields MCGIVGAVAQRDVADILLEGLRRLEYRGYDSAGLAIVDSQGHVQRLRRVGKVKALSDAVALSPMIGGTGIAHTRWATHGEPSEQNAHPHVSGHISVVHNGIIENHEILRAQLIERGYHFTSETDTEVIAHLVNWEQRQGGSLLEVVKRVIPQLRGAYGTVVMDSQQPNVLVCARSGSPLVIGRGMGENFLASDQLALLPVTRRFIFLEEGDIAEVTRHSVTIFDASGAAVERAEIESNVQYDAGDKGNYRHYMQKEIYEQPQAIKNTLEGRFSHGCIDLSELGEAGDRLLSQVEHVQIIACGTSYHSGMVARYWFEALAGIPCDVEIASEFRYRKSAVRKNSLIITLSQSGETADTLAALRLSKAIGYLGSLAICNVASSSLVRESDLALMTRAGTEIGVASTKAFTTQLTVLLMLVARIGRLHGMAADIEHDIVHALQALPSRIEQMLSLDRSIEALAEEFLDKHHALFLGRGDQYPIAMEGALKLKEISYIHAEAYAAGELKHGPLALIDSDMPVVVVAPNNELLEKLKSNIEEVRARGGLLYVFAAQSAGFSESEGMRIIALPHVEEVIAPIFYTVPLQLLSYHVALIKGTDVDQPRNLAKSVTVE from the coding sequence ATGTGTGGAATTGTTGGCGCAGTGGCGCAACGTGATGTCGCAGATATTCTGTTAGAAGGCCTGCGCCGTTTAGAGTATCGCGGTTATGACTCGGCGGGATTGGCGATAGTCGATTCTCAAGGCCATGTACAACGTTTACGCCGAGTCGGCAAGGTCAAGGCATTGAGCGATGCTGTCGCCCTATCTCCGATGATCGGGGGAACCGGTATTGCCCATACCCGTTGGGCGACTCATGGTGAGCCGAGTGAACAGAATGCGCACCCCCATGTGTCCGGCCACATTAGCGTGGTACACAACGGTATCATCGAAAATCATGAAATACTGCGCGCGCAATTGATCGAGCGTGGTTATCACTTTACCTCTGAAACCGATACCGAAGTGATTGCCCATTTGGTGAACTGGGAGCAGCGTCAAGGCGGATCCCTGTTAGAGGTCGTTAAGCGGGTGATCCCACAACTACGAGGTGCTTACGGTACCGTCGTCATGGATAGCCAACAGCCTAACGTACTGGTCTGTGCACGCTCCGGTAGTCCATTGGTCATCGGTCGCGGTATGGGAGAGAACTTCCTCGCCTCCGATCAGCTTGCCTTGCTACCCGTAACGCGTCGCTTCATCTTCCTGGAAGAGGGGGATATTGCCGAGGTGACGCGTCATAGCGTGACCATTTTCGATGCGAGTGGTGCGGCGGTAGAACGCGCCGAGATTGAGTCCAACGTGCAGTACGATGCTGGTGACAAAGGCAATTATCGTCACTACATGCAAAAGGAGATCTATGAACAGCCTCAGGCCATTAAAAATACCCTTGAGGGGCGTTTTAGCCATGGCTGCATCGATCTGAGCGAACTGGGTGAGGCAGGGGATCGCCTGTTATCACAGGTGGAGCATGTGCAAATCATCGCCTGCGGCACCTCTTATCATTCTGGCATGGTGGCGCGTTATTGGTTTGAGGCATTGGCCGGTATTCCTTGTGATGTGGAGATCGCGTCGGAGTTCCGCTATCGCAAGTCTGCGGTGCGCAAGAACAGCCTGATCATCACGCTATCTCAGTCCGGTGAAACGGCTGATACTCTAGCGGCGTTGCGTCTGTCAAAGGCGATCGGCTACCTGGGATCGCTGGCGATTTGTAACGTCGCCAGTTCATCGCTGGTGCGTGAGTCCGACCTGGCATTGATGACGCGTGCCGGTACCGAGATCGGTGTGGCTTCAACCAAGGCCTTCACCACGCAATTAACGGTGTTGCTGATGCTGGTGGCGCGTATCGGTCGTCTGCATGGTATGGCTGCCGATATCGAGCATGATATTGTTCATGCGCTACAAGCCTTGCCGAGCCGTATCGAACAGATGCTGTCGCTGGATCGTAGCATCGAAGCGTTAGCTGAGGAGTTCCTGGATAAGCATCATGCATTGTTCTTAGGGCGTGGTGATCAGTACCCGATCGCGATGGAAGGTGCGCTGAAGCTGAAGGAGATCTCCTATATTCATGCCGAAGCCTACGCCGCTGGCGAGCTGAAGCATGGTCCATTAGCACTGATCGATTCCGATATGCCCGTGGTGGTGGTCGCTCCGAACAATGAACTGTTGGAGAAACTAAAATCCAACATTGAAGAGGTGCGCGCCCGCGGTGGTCTGCTGTACGTTTTCGCCGCCCAAAGCGCCGGGTTTAGCGAAAGTGAAGGGATGCGTATCATTGCGTTGCCGCATGTAGAAGAGGTGATCGCGCCGATTTTCTACACGGTCCCATTACAGCTGCTTTCGTACCATGTTGCATTGATCAAAGGTACTGACGTAGATCAGCCGCGTAATTTGGCTAAATCTGTCACCGTTGAGTAA